Proteins encoded by one window of Simiduia curdlanivorans:
- a CDS encoding chemotaxis protein CheW, giving the protein MATSSAKNKSSDDPILQWVTFKLAGETYGINVMQVQEVLRYSEIAPVPGAPSYVLGIINLRGNVVTVIDTRHRFGLESGEINDNTRIVIIEADNHVVGILVDSVAEVVYLRQSEIETAPNVGNDESAKFIQGVCHKNSELLILIELNKLLSGEEWADVENV; this is encoded by the coding sequence ATGGCTACTAGCTCTGCAAAAAATAAATCTAGCGATGACCCAATCCTGCAGTGGGTTACTTTCAAGCTGGCCGGCGAGACTTACGGTATCAACGTCATGCAGGTGCAGGAGGTGTTGCGCTATTCAGAAATCGCACCGGTACCTGGGGCGCCTTCTTACGTTTTGGGTATTATCAATCTCAGGGGTAATGTGGTCACGGTTATTGATACGCGCCATAGGTTTGGCTTGGAGTCAGGTGAAATCAATGACAATACTCGCATCGTCATCATTGAGGCAGACAACCACGTAGTGGGAATATTGGTCGACAGTGTTGCCGAGGTCGTGTATTTACGTCAGTCAGAAATTGAAACAGCCCCCAATGTTGGCAATGACGAATCAGCAAAATTCATTCAAGGTGTATGCCATAAAAACAGCGAGCTGCTAATTCTCATCGAGCTAAATAAGCTATTGTCCGGTGAAGAATGGGCCGATGTGGAAAATGTGTAG
- a CDS encoding DUF2802 domain-containing protein: MEQLVTQFSSLEVILVGVVAMSWVAIALAMSSFAKVRRQEVLVRESLEDLRRAIHTSNSGLVGMGRKLLSIEKNVVIKGTNKKASKAVETPVPSLKYSLPKAESRYAQAANMVSQGLSVAQVAAATGMSQAEVNLLAMLQRPAIETVS, encoded by the coding sequence ATGGAACAACTAGTAACACAATTTTCTTCACTTGAAGTCATTCTAGTGGGTGTTGTTGCAATGAGTTGGGTTGCCATTGCGCTGGCTATGAGCAGCTTCGCTAAAGTTAGACGCCAAGAGGTTTTGGTGCGCGAAAGCTTAGAGGACCTTAGAAGGGCTATCCATACAAGCAACAGTGGTTTAGTGGGTATGGGGCGTAAACTACTCTCCATTGAAAAAAATGTGGTCATCAAAGGCACCAACAAAAAGGCGTCCAAAGCTGTAGAAACTCCGGTTCCAAGTCTGAAATATAGCCTGCCAAAAGCCGAGTCTCGGTATGCGCAAGCCGCTAACATGGTGAGCCAAGGCTTATCAGTTGCCCAAGTTGCAGCAGCAACCGGCATGTCTCAAGCTGAGGTGAATTTACTCGCTATGTTGCAAAGGCCTGCGATTGAAACGGTAAGCTAG
- a CDS encoding YciK family oxidoreductase, which yields MNINEYQAPDQLLKDKIILVTGAGSGIGKTAALTFARYGATVVLLGRTISKLEKIYDLIVSEALPEPAIYPINFEGASEKDYNDMCDRLNEEFGLIDGILYNAADLGDRTPIENYAIDVWMRLFQVNVHSPFMMTKALLPLLRKSEAASVLFTGSSVGYKGRAYWGAYAASKAAAENLMQTLADEEDGTSKVRINSINPGGTRTPMRAKAYPAENPSSVKTPDALMPSYLYFMGKDSAGVSGKQFNTTEFREA from the coding sequence ATGAACATCAATGAATATCAAGCCCCCGATCAACTGCTGAAAGATAAAATCATTCTTGTTACCGGTGCGGGTAGTGGCATAGGGAAAACCGCGGCCTTAACCTTCGCGCGCTACGGTGCCACCGTTGTTCTATTGGGGCGGACAATTTCTAAACTTGAGAAAATCTATGATTTGATCGTGTCGGAAGCCTTGCCAGAGCCCGCGATTTACCCCATCAATTTCGAAGGTGCGAGCGAGAAAGATTACAACGACATGTGCGATCGCTTAAATGAGGAGTTTGGGCTAATCGACGGCATTCTTTACAATGCGGCAGATTTGGGCGACAGAACCCCCATCGAAAATTACGCCATAGATGTGTGGATGCGTCTGTTCCAAGTAAATGTACACAGCCCATTTATGATGACCAAGGCCCTGCTCCCTCTGTTGCGAAAATCAGAGGCTGCTAGCGTATTATTTACGGGCTCTAGCGTTGGCTACAAAGGTCGAGCCTATTGGGGAGCCTACGCCGCCAGCAAAGCTGCAGCCGAGAATTTAATGCAAACCCTCGCTGACGAGGAAGATGGCACCAGCAAAGTGCGCATTAATAGTATTAACCCGGGTGGTACACGCACACCTATGCGCGCTAAAGCCTACCCTGCCGAAAATCCAAGCTCCGTTAAAACGCCCGACGCACTCATGCCGAGTTACTTGTATTTTATGGGTAAAGATTCGGCAGGGGTTAGTGGTAAGCAATTCAACACAACGGAGTTTAGAGAAGCGTAA
- a CDS encoding HAD family hydrolase → MANNVILFDLDGTLVDTAPDFEATINAVRASLNMSALALSEILPMINHGAVAMTQLAFSVREIDEDFNDLKQKFLDQYTHNIGKHSRVYTGLHELLARFEHERQPWGIATNKPRKYAERYLGFLPAQPTLLICGDDVEKPKPDPMMLYKAAEMLSLPPSKVGYVGDHERDIIAAKAAGMFSIAASYGYMCQNECASHWQADIIAKSSKELAEFIYSYTGISKRF, encoded by the coding sequence ATGGCTAATAACGTTATTTTATTTGATCTCGATGGTACCCTCGTCGATACAGCACCTGATTTTGAAGCAACGATAAACGCTGTTCGCGCGAGCCTGAACATGTCGGCACTTGCCTTAAGTGAAATTTTGCCTATGATCAACCATGGTGCCGTAGCCATGACACAGCTTGCATTTTCAGTCCGTGAGATAGACGAAGATTTCAATGACTTAAAACAGAAATTTCTCGATCAATACACACACAACATCGGCAAACATAGCCGGGTATATACAGGGCTGCACGAGCTGTTAGCTCGGTTTGAGCACGAAAGGCAGCCTTGGGGTATTGCCACCAACAAACCGCGCAAATACGCCGAAAGGTATCTAGGCTTTCTGCCCGCGCAGCCAACACTGTTAATTTGCGGCGATGATGTTGAAAAGCCAAAGCCAGATCCCATGATGCTGTATAAAGCAGCAGAAATGCTCAGTTTGCCACCGAGCAAAGTGGGGTATGTAGGCGATCACGAGCGCGATATTATCGCGGCAAAGGCTGCCGGCATGTTTAGCATAGCCGCTAGCTACGGCTACATGTGTCAAAACGAATGCGCATCACACTGGCAAGCGGATATAATTGCCAAAAGCTCTAAAGAGCTAGCGGAATTTATTTATAGCTACACTGGAATATCCAAGCGGTTTTAG
- the ubiG gene encoding bifunctional 2-polyprenyl-6-hydroxyphenol methylase/3-demethylubiquinol 3-O-methyltransferase UbiG, giving the protein MNTNVDSTEVAKFEALAARWWDPTSEFKPLHDINPLRANYIDLKSKVAGKKLLDVGCGGGLLCEAMAHRGALVTGIDMGDAPLKIARLHALESELSIHYTQTTAEEFAQEHEQQFDVVTCLEMLEHVPDPSSVIAACAAMTKPGGHLFFSTLNRNLKSYAFAILGAEYILQLLPKGTHDYKKFIRPSELAQWMRAANIETQNMVGLAYNPITKKYKLDPNDVSVNYIVHAVKPHG; this is encoded by the coding sequence ATGAACACAAATGTAGATAGTACAGAAGTCGCAAAATTTGAAGCGCTAGCAGCCCGCTGGTGGGACCCGACGAGCGAATTTAAACCCTTGCACGATATAAACCCACTCAGGGCAAATTATATTGATCTTAAGTCAAAGGTTGCCGGGAAAAAATTACTCGATGTAGGATGTGGTGGCGGCTTGCTTTGCGAAGCTATGGCACACCGAGGTGCACTGGTCACCGGCATTGATATGGGGGATGCACCGCTCAAAATCGCACGGCTACACGCCCTTGAGTCTGAATTAAGTATTCATTACACCCAAACAACAGCCGAAGAATTTGCCCAGGAGCATGAACAACAGTTTGATGTTGTCACTTGTCTCGAAATGTTAGAGCATGTACCAGACCCTAGTTCGGTCATCGCAGCCTGCGCGGCCATGACAAAACCCGGTGGACACTTATTTTTTTCTACCTTAAACCGAAATTTAAAAAGTTACGCCTTTGCAATATTAGGCGCTGAATATATTTTACAACTGTTGCCAAAAGGCACCCATGACTATAAGAAATTTATTCGCCCCTCTGAATTAGCTCAATGGATGCGAGCCGCTAACATTGAAACGCAAAACATGGTTGGCCTCGCTTACAACCCAATAACTAAAAAATATAAATTAGACCCTAACGATGTGTCTGTAAATTACATCGTGCATGCAGTAAAGCCTCATGGCTAA
- a CDS encoding TRZ/ATZ family hydrolase: protein MKTIDCLIQPRWIAPVVPQGKLLEACAIAVHDGAIIDICTSAAAAQRYQPINHYDLPEHLLFPGLVNSHGHAAMTLLKGFADDQPLKVWLEQHIWPAEAQHVCFDFVSQGTELAIAEMLLSGTTCFSDMYFYPQAAAKVVHASGIRAQLCFPVLDFPTPGTPSVDQYFSQGLKLHDEMRNHSRITIAFGPHAPYTVSDEHLERVATLASELDLCIQIHLHETAEEVETSLAKYGMRPIERLAKLGILGPKTQCVHMTQVDAVDLQLLADHQCHVIHCPESNMKLASGICPADNIQRAGINIALGTDGAASNNDLNMIGEMKTAALLGKVAAERADVLSAHDVLTMATLNGAKALGLEDKIGSIEVGKRADFAVLKIDGLSTPVYDPISQLVYTDCAHNISHVWVDGRLLVENRRLTSLDQDGIIKNTQDWQTKIAN, encoded by the coding sequence ATGAAGACCATAGATTGTTTGATTCAGCCTCGGTGGATTGCACCTGTCGTTCCGCAGGGCAAGCTATTGGAAGCTTGTGCTATCGCAGTCCATGACGGCGCGATTATCGACATTTGCACCAGCGCCGCTGCGGCTCAGCGCTACCAGCCTATTAATCATTATGATCTACCCGAACATCTGCTATTTCCCGGGCTTGTGAATAGCCACGGGCATGCAGCAATGACGCTGCTGAAGGGATTTGCCGATGACCAGCCGCTAAAAGTCTGGCTAGAGCAGCATATCTGGCCTGCTGAGGCACAACATGTTTGCTTCGATTTTGTCAGTCAAGGTACAGAGCTTGCCATCGCTGAAATGCTGCTCTCTGGCACAACCTGCTTTTCCGATATGTATTTTTATCCGCAAGCCGCTGCCAAAGTGGTGCATGCTTCCGGCATTCGGGCCCAACTTTGTTTTCCCGTGTTGGATTTCCCTACGCCGGGCACGCCAAGCGTGGACCAATACTTCAGCCAGGGCTTAAAGCTTCACGATGAAATGCGCAATCATTCGAGAATAACCATCGCCTTTGGTCCGCACGCTCCCTATACAGTGTCTGATGAACACCTAGAGCGCGTAGCGACCCTCGCGTCAGAATTAGACCTTTGTATTCAAATTCACTTGCACGAAACGGCCGAAGAGGTGGAGACCAGCCTAGCTAAATATGGCATGAGACCCATAGAGCGCTTAGCCAAGCTAGGCATTTTGGGGCCCAAAACCCAATGCGTACATATGACTCAAGTCGATGCAGTGGATTTGCAATTACTCGCCGATCATCAATGCCATGTGATCCATTGCCCCGAAAGCAATATGAAATTAGCCAGCGGTATATGCCCTGCCGATAACATTCAAAGGGCAGGCATCAATATCGCGCTCGGAACAGACGGCGCTGCGAGCAACAACGATCTTAATATGATCGGCGAGATGAAAACGGCAGCTCTGCTAGGCAAAGTGGCCGCGGAGCGCGCCGACGTGCTGTCAGCTCACGACGTATTAACCATGGCAACCCTTAATGGCGCTAAGGCATTAGGTTTAGAGGATAAGATCGGCAGTATTGAGGTTGGCAAGCGCGCAGATTTTGCTGTGCTTAAAATAGATGGCCTCAGTACGCCAGTCTATGACCCTATTTCCCAGCTGGTCTACACCGACTGCGCGCATAATATTAGCCACGTATGGGTGGACGGTCGGCTATTGGTAGAAAATAGACGGCTCACCAGCCTTGATCAGGATGGCATTATTAAAAACACACAAGATTGGCAGACTAAAATCGCCAATTAA
- the gyrA gene encoding DNA gyrase subunit A: protein MGELAKEILPVNIEDELKQSYLDYAMSVIVGRALPDVRDGLKPVHRRVLFAMSELNNDWNKAYKKSARVVGDVIGKYHPHGDSAVYDTIVRMAQPFSLRYMLVDGQGNFGSVDGDSAAAMRYTEIRMAKIAHDLLADLDKETVDYVPNYDGTELIPAVLPTRIPNLLVNGSSGIAVGMATNIPPHNLTEVVKGCLALIDNEDITVDELMEYIPGPDFPTAGIINGRAGIIEAYRTGRGRIYIRSRAVVEVDPKNNRERIVISEIPYQVNKARLIEKIAELVKDKKIEGISELRDESDKDGLRVVIELKRGEVGEVILNNLYAQTQLENVFGINVVALVDGQPKILNLKEMLSHFVRHRREVVTRRTVYLLRKARERGHLLEGLAVAIANIDVVIELIKSSATPADAKEALLSRGWESGNISQFLERAGSDACRPDGLPEQFGMRENKYYLSPEQAQAILELRLHRLTGMEHDKLLAEYQERLEQIAGYLEILGSSDVLMSVIRAELEQVIVDFGDERRSEIVTSRRDLTIEDLITEEDRVVTISHGGYAKSQPLSDYQAQKRGGQGRSATAVKDEDFVEHLLIASTHATVLLFTNAGKVYWLKVFQIPLAGRQARGRPVVNLLPLEEGERITSILPVQEYDDDHYIFMATANGTVKKTVLSQFARPRSVGLRAIELDEGDQLVETAITDGNCDILLLASSGKAARFKESDVRAMGRTSRGVRGIRLHEGQTVVGMIVPQEDGYVLTVSENGYGKRTEVAEFPTKGRGTQGVIAMSTSDRNGELVGAVQVLAGEEIMLISDQGTMVRTRVDEVSVLSRNTQGVRLIKVKDGEQLVGVERIEESEEDELEDQGED, encoded by the coding sequence ATGGGTGAATTAGCCAAAGAAATTTTACCTGTCAACATCGAAGACGAGTTGAAGCAATCTTATTTAGATTACGCCATGAGTGTAATCGTCGGGCGGGCCTTACCCGATGTCAGAGACGGCCTTAAACCCGTTCATCGGCGCGTACTTTTCGCCATGAGCGAACTGAATAATGATTGGAATAAAGCCTACAAAAAATCCGCCCGTGTTGTCGGCGACGTGATTGGTAAATACCACCCGCATGGCGATTCTGCTGTGTACGACACCATCGTGCGCATGGCCCAGCCCTTTAGCCTGCGCTACATGTTAGTGGACGGGCAAGGTAACTTCGGTTCCGTCGATGGCGATTCCGCGGCGGCGATGCGTTATACCGAAATTCGCATGGCCAAAATTGCCCATGATCTACTTGCCGATTTAGATAAAGAAACGGTCGATTATGTGCCCAACTATGACGGCACAGAATTAATACCAGCGGTATTGCCAACGCGCATTCCCAATTTGCTGGTGAATGGTTCGTCCGGTATTGCAGTAGGTATGGCGACTAACATCCCGCCTCATAACCTAACCGAGGTTGTGAAGGGTTGTTTAGCGCTGATTGATAACGAAGATATTACCGTTGATGAGCTGATGGAATATATCCCCGGCCCTGATTTTCCAACGGCGGGTATTATCAACGGCCGGGCTGGCATTATCGAAGCCTACCGCACTGGCCGCGGTCGCATTTATATTCGCTCTCGCGCTGTGGTCGAAGTTGACCCAAAAAATAATCGCGAGCGTATCGTCATTTCTGAAATCCCTTATCAGGTTAACAAGGCGCGTCTGATCGAAAAAATCGCTGAACTGGTAAAAGACAAAAAAATTGAAGGCATCAGTGAGCTGCGCGATGAGTCCGATAAAGACGGCTTGCGTGTTGTTATTGAGCTGAAACGTGGCGAAGTTGGCGAGGTTATCCTCAACAATCTTTATGCCCAAACGCAACTGGAGAATGTATTTGGTATTAACGTCGTCGCCCTAGTGGATGGCCAGCCAAAAATATTGAACCTGAAAGAAATGCTGTCGCATTTCGTGCGCCACAGGCGAGAAGTGGTTACTCGGCGTACCGTGTACCTGCTGCGCAAAGCGCGCGAGCGCGGTCATCTGCTGGAAGGTTTAGCGGTTGCCATCGCCAACATCGACGTGGTGATTGAACTCATCAAATCCTCTGCTACGCCAGCGGATGCGAAAGAAGCATTACTCTCCCGTGGTTGGGAGTCTGGCAATATTAGCCAATTCTTGGAGCGTGCCGGCAGTGATGCCTGCCGGCCAGATGGCTTGCCGGAGCAATTCGGCATGCGAGAAAACAAGTATTATTTGTCGCCCGAGCAGGCTCAGGCAATTTTAGAATTGCGCCTGCATCGCTTAACGGGCATGGAGCACGATAAATTACTGGCCGAGTACCAAGAAAGACTAGAGCAAATAGCGGGCTACCTCGAAATCCTAGGCTCTTCAGACGTGTTAATGTCGGTTATTCGCGCCGAACTTGAGCAAGTCATCGTTGATTTTGGCGACGAACGTCGCTCGGAAATTGTGACATCACGTCGCGACTTGACCATCGAAGATTTAATCACTGAAGAAGATCGCGTGGTTACCATTTCGCACGGTGGTTATGCTAAGAGCCAACCATTGAGTGATTACCAGGCACAAAAACGTGGTGGTCAGGGGCGCTCAGCGACAGCCGTTAAAGATGAAGACTTTGTTGAGCATTTGCTGATCGCGAGTACCCATGCGACAGTTTTGTTGTTTACCAATGCCGGTAAAGTTTATTGGTTGAAGGTGTTCCAAATTCCGCTCGCTGGCCGCCAAGCGCGCGGTCGACCAGTGGTGAATTTACTGCCGCTGGAAGAGGGCGAGCGCATTACCTCTATCCTGCCGGTACAGGAATACGATGACGATCATTACATCTTTATGGCCACTGCCAATGGCACCGTTAAGAAAACCGTATTGTCACAGTTCGCTCGTCCGCGTAGCGTAGGTTTGCGTGCTATCGAACTAGATGAAGGCGATCAACTTGTGGAAACCGCCATCACCGATGGTAATTGCGACATTTTACTGCTCGCCAGCAGTGGTAAGGCCGCTCGCTTTAAAGAGTCGGATGTGCGCGCCATGGGCCGGACCTCTAGAGGTGTGCGCGGCATTCGCTTGCACGAAGGTCAGACGGTGGTAGGCATGATTGTGCCGCAAGAAGATGGTTACGTACTGACTGTTAGTGAAAATGGTTACGGAAAACGCACAGAAGTTGCAGAATTCCCAACCAAGGGTCGCGGCACTCAGGGCGTCATCGCCATGTCCACCAGTGACCGAAATGGCGAGCTAGTGGGTGCGGTGCAAGTACTGGCCGGCGAAGAAATCATGTTGATTTCTGATCAGGGCACTATGGTGCGCACCCGCGTTGATGAAGTATCCGTGCTAAGCCGAAACACCCAAGGCGTCCGTCTGATTAAAGTTAAAGATGGCGAGCAATTGGTGGGTGTCGAGCGCATTGAAGAGTCTGAAGAGGACGAATTAGAGGATCAGGGTGAGGATTAG
- the pheA gene encoding prephenate dehydratase: protein MSTDEKPSDKTPLEPLVALRNRIDSIDAQIGELISERARCAQSVAEVKKASGEPQVTYYRPEREAQVLRKAMERNTGPLGDEEMARLFREIMSACLALEEPIKVAFLGPEGTFTQQASLKHFGSSAVTRPMSVIDEVFREVEAGAVNYGVVPVENSTEGVVTHTLDNFIGSNLKICGEVELRIHHHLMVSDVTHTEAITRIYSHSQSLAQCRKWLDAHYPKAERIAVNSNAEAAKRIKGEWNAAAIAGEMAAQLYGLKILSEKIEDEPDNSTRFLIIGTEQVPPSGEDKTSIVASVKNSPGALHELLEPFQRHKVDLTRVETRPSRSGAWTYVFFIDFKGHIENERVKLALADVAERVSDLKILGSYPKGVL, encoded by the coding sequence ATGAGCACAGACGAAAAGCCAAGTGATAAAACGCCCCTAGAGCCGTTAGTCGCCTTGAGAAATCGCATTGATTCTATCGACGCCCAAATTGGTGAGCTAATCAGTGAGCGCGCGCGCTGCGCGCAATCCGTAGCCGAGGTTAAAAAGGCGTCTGGTGAGCCCCAGGTAACTTACTACCGCCCTGAGCGCGAAGCACAAGTATTGCGCAAAGCCATGGAGCGCAACACCGGCCCTTTGGGCGACGAAGAAATGGCGCGACTATTTCGCGAAATTATGTCTGCCTGCCTGGCTTTAGAAGAACCCATAAAGGTCGCGTTCTTGGGCCCCGAGGGCACTTTTACCCAGCAAGCGTCACTCAAGCATTTCGGCAGTAGCGCTGTTACTCGGCCTATGTCGGTCATTGATGAAGTTTTTAGAGAGGTGGAAGCCGGCGCGGTAAATTATGGCGTCGTACCTGTCGAGAATTCGACCGAAGGTGTAGTCACCCATACACTCGATAACTTTATCGGCTCTAACCTAAAGATCTGTGGCGAGGTTGAGTTGCGTATCCATCATCATTTAATGGTGTCAGATGTTACGCATACAGAAGCCATTACTCGGATTTACTCCCATTCACAATCGCTGGCGCAGTGTCGCAAGTGGTTAGATGCGCATTATCCAAAAGCTGAGCGCATTGCCGTTAACTCCAACGCCGAGGCTGCAAAGCGTATAAAAGGTGAGTGGAATGCCGCCGCTATTGCCGGCGAAATGGCGGCACAATTGTACGGGCTAAAAATTCTATCGGAAAAAATAGAAGATGAACCGGATAATTCGACGCGCTTTTTAATTATCGGCACCGAGCAGGTGCCACCCAGCGGAGAAGATAAAACATCCATCGTCGCCTCGGTTAAGAATTCGCCTGGCGCGCTGCATGAATTACTCGAACCTTTTCAACGCCACAAAGTTGACCTCACTCGGGTGGAAACTCGGCCCTCGCGCTCGGGGGCATGGACCTACGTGTTTTTCATCGACTTCAAAGGTCACATT